A window of the Aspergillus flavus chromosome 6, complete sequence genome harbors these coding sequences:
- a CDS encoding hemagglutinin protein, translating into MARSFYTPEDEVGFDPQTQQDVLSLSHSTQASSQQVVMDRIIGPNTPIPEGEKSRNATRRRIPVACNRCRKRKIKCSGDIGDGQGCSNCRSSGNTHCQFLRVNSSMLQTKATGWPYSFMNGTLPSAHQRQGAYISSVATRQELLSANPSNFRITSLSRSPAFDIGSTEPQQSYSRPSFGQDHMANNDEEPSTVYGSQPAAYGVPTTLPQGALGDYYGVPWSKTGHSGLNVTRGGLLPDHEAEGTFHHPDYAYMMSAPGTQATDTTFVPSMVALSSEGQGADRTLPTPSGRNQLQLGLSVLPTSSDAISGLPQQDCRVGHPWTPKAIITANNARSMKQYTPEPFNTGSRNRAKPPPSNAQEMVLGYLPMTSASASSPLMPSCGTFTRFNPANPGEELQRNEEAPMRRPIFTESARFSLMEDSSNIYGYCSSERRKGPKPGTSGMLMNGLPYTRPPEQLQSTPSSLAFSLPVAEGLSGPGATTEAHRTQALSNPGGFYSEAC; encoded by the exons ATGGCACGTTCTTTCTACACCCCGGAGGACGAGGTCGGTTTCGACCCGCAAACTCAACAAGATGTACTTTCGTTATCACATTCAACGCAGGCTAGCAGCCAGCAGGTAGTTATGGACAGAATTATTGGACCTAATACTCCGATTCcggaaggagagaagagtcGAAACGCCACTAGACGAAGGATCCCCGTAGCA TGCAATAGatgtagaaaaagaaagatcaagTGCAGCGGTGATATTGGCGACGGCCAAGGGTGTTCAAATTGTCGGTCTTCGGGAAATACGCACTGCCAGTTCTTAAGG GTCAATTCATCAATGTTGCAGACAAAAGCCACTGGATGGCCGTATTCCTTTATGAACGGTACACTGCCTTCAGCTCACCAAAGGCAGGGCGCGTACATATCTTCAGTGGCCACAAGACAAGAGTTGTTGTCAGCGAATCCTTCCAATTTCCGCATTACTTCTCTCTCACGTTCACCAGCCTTTGACATAGGCTCGACCGAACCTCAACAATCCTATAGTCGACCAAGCTTTGGTCAGGATCATATGGCCAATAATGATGAAGAGCCCTCGACTGTTTACGGTTCACAGCCTGCAGCCTACGGGGTGCCCACGACACTACCCCAAGGAGCCCTAGGAGACTACTATGGAGTCCCATGGTCAAAGACAGGTCATTCTGGCCTTAACGTTACTAGGGGAGGGCTTTTGCCGGATCATGAAGCGGAGGGCACGTTTCACCACCCTGATTACGCTTATATGATGTCGGCGCCGGGAACCCAAGCTACCGATACGACCTTTGTGCCCTCGATGGTTGCTCTATCATCCGAAGGACAAGGGGCAGACCGGACACTTCCCACCCCCAGTGGGCGAAACCAGCTTCAATTGGGTCTTTCAGTACTTCCAACATCGTCCGATGCCATCTCCGGGCTTCCTCAACAGGACTGCAGGGTTGGACACCCCTGGACACCTAAAGCTATCATTACTGCCAACAACGCCCGGTCGATGAAGCAGTATACCCCCGAACCTTTCAACACCGGCTCTCGAAACCGTGCAAAACCACCTCCGTCGAACGCGCAGGAGATGGTGCTTGGGTATTTACCAATGACGTCGGCTAGTGCTTCGTCACCGTTGATGCCCTCCTGTGGCACGTTCACTCGATTTAACCCGGCGAATCCTGGCGAAGAGCTGCAGAGAAACGAGGAAGCCCCGATGCGAAGGCCGATATTTACTGAGAGTGCTCGCTTTTCTCTTATGGAGGATAGCTCCAACATTTACGGTTACTGCAGCTCtgagaggagaaaaggaccCAAACCAGGCACTTCCGGGATGCTGATGAACGGACTTCCTTACACGCGGCCTCCCGAGCAGCTCCAAAGCACCCCCTCCTCTTTAGCTTTCAGCTTGCCGGTAGCGGAGGGCCTTTCAGGTCCCGGGGCAACCACAGAAGCACATCGGACGCAAGCTTTGAGTAACCCGGGGGGCTTCTATTCCGAGGCGTGCTAA
- a CDS encoding mRNA binding post-transcriptional regulator: MSFQNFESFQNQHPAADAAAAAPGAPATADTMAGQADPTTAQFQGPAPGEPTAAPVQPAQEGKTTLWMGELEPWIDENFVRNLWFQMGEQVNVKMIRDKFSGSNAGYCFVDFSSPAAAAKALSLNGTPMPNTNRLFKLNWATGGGLADRSRDDRGPEYSIFVGDLGPEVNEYVLVSLFQSRFPSCKSAKIMTDPISGMSRGYGFVRFSDENDQQRALSEMQGVYCGNRPMRISTATPKNKGPGVVPGGMGMPGPAGMYPPMGAPPMGFYGAPQPMNQFTDPNNTTVFVGGLSGYVTEDELRSFFQGFGEITYVKIPPGKGCGFVQFVQRHAAEMAINQMQGYPIGNSRVRLSWGRSQNNSGPAGSPYRPAPPPPPMYPSMGMPPAHQYGGFAPMKVGDPEATA; the protein is encoded by the exons ATGTCTTTCCAGAACTTCGAATCGTTCCAGAACCAGCACCCAGCGGCTGatgctgccgctgctgcccCTGGCGCACCTGCTACCGCGGATACCATGGCCGGCCAGGCCGACCCTACCACTGCCCAATTCCAGGGCCCTGCCCCTGGCGAGCCAACGGCCGCTCCCGTTCAGCCCGCTCAGGAAGGAAAGACCACTCTCTG GATGGGTGAGCTTGAGCCCTGGATCGACGAGAACTTCGTCCGCAACCTCTGGTTCCAGATGGGCGAGCAGGTCAACGTGAAGATGATCCGCGACAAGTTTTCTGG GAGCAATGCCGGCTACTGCTTCGTCGACTTCTCCTCTCCCGCTGCTGCCGCTAAGGCTCTGTCGTTGAACGGCACTCCCATGCCCAACACCAACCGCCTCTTCAAGCTGAACTGGGCCACTGGTGGTGGCCTGGCTGACCGCAG CCGTGATGACCGTGGCCCTGAGTATTCCATCTTCGTTGGTGATTTGGGCCCTGAGGTCAACGAGTATGTACTCGTGTCCCTCTTCCAGAGCCGCTTCCCATCCTGCAAGTCTGCCAAGATCATGACCGACCCTATCAGCGGCATGTCTCGTGGCTACGGCTTCGTTCGTTTCTCCGACGAGAACGACCAGCAGCGTGCTCTGAGCGAGATGCAGGGAGTCTACTGTGGCAACCGTCCTATGCGTATCTCCACCGCTACTCCCAAGAACAAGGGTCCTGGTGTCGTTCCCGGCGGTATGGGCATGCCCGGTCCCGCGGGTATGTACCCTCCCATGGGTGCTCCCCCCATGGGCTTCTACGGTGCTCCTCAGCCCATGAACCAGTTCACTGACCCCAACAACACAACTGTCTTTGTTGGTGGACTTTCCGGCTATGTCACCGAGGATGAGCTTCGGTCTTTCTTCCAGGGATTCGGTGAGATCACCTACGTCAAGATCCCCCCCGGAAAGGGCTGTGGCTTCGTTCAGTTCGTTCAGCGCCATGCCGCTGAGATGGCCATCAACCAGATGCAGGGTTACCCCATCGGCAACTCCCGTGTGCGTCTGAGCTGGGGCCGCTCTCAGAACAACTCCGGTCCTGCCGGAAGCCCTTATCgccctgctcctcctccgcctcccaTGTACCCTTCTATGGGCATGCCCCCTGCCCACCAGTATGGCGGCTTTGCGCCTATGAAGGTTGGTGACCCTGAAGCTACTGCATGA
- a CDS encoding putative methyltransferase-domain-containing protein has protein sequence MSPDNDIHSLKKLAAQYAQQLDLTHLSIPNASTIVHPDIQCAIYEHMFNEAAVWPLPPVGYRTRVLKTIIARIEDGITDPEEDELNSDLIESWTNLISLPKPSQIQQAQQLTYIKYTAPTTSQDPQTVITSESRGLIYSSGTTGFRTWEASLHLGTYLSTPTGAAHVTGKRVIELGAGTGFVSMYAAKYLQPQFVLATDREGTLIENMKDSKARNGLGGQFGVGAWEWGTPLGYPTEDDTEGIAREDLFFDVALGADLTYDTDLLPLLFATLHDLFDNYRVQEFILSATLRNQKTFQAFLDACDNHRFKAVCLSFESPVTGSQTGFFHETGIPIRTYRVTR, from the exons atgtcTCCAGATAACGATATTCATTCACTAAAGAAGCTCGCAGCTCAGTACGCTCAACAACTCGACCTGACTCATCTCTCTATCCCCAATGCCTCCACCATCGTCCATCCCGACATCCAATGCGCCATCTACGAGCATATGTTTAACGAGGCCGCAGTATGGCCCCTCCCACCAGTGGGCTATCGCACCCGCGTCTTAAAAACGATCATTGCACGGATTGAAGATGGAATAACCGATCCGGAGGAGGAT GAACTAAATTCCGACCTCATCGAATCCTGGACAAATCTCATCTCCCTCCCCAAACCCTCTCAAATCCAGCAAGCCCAACAATTAACCTACATCAAATACACCGCCCCCACCACCTCTCAAGACCCCCAAACAGTGATCACCTCAGAATCGCGCGGTCTGATCTACTCCTCCGGAACCACCGGCTTCCGCACCTGGGAAGCCTCCCTCCACCTCGGAACATACCTCTCCACACCCACCGGCGCAGCCCATGTAACCGGGAAACGGGTGATCGAGCTCGGCGCGGGAACAGGGTTCGTGTCAATGTATGCGGCGAAGTACCTGCAGCCGCAATTTGTGCTTGCAACGGATCGCGAGGGTACGCTGATCGAGAATATGAAGGATAGCAAAGCGAGAAATGGGTTAGGCGGGCAGTTTGGGGTCGGAGCTTGGGAATGGGGAACGCCGTTGGGGTATCCGACTGAAGATGATACTGAGGGTATAGCAAGGGAAGATCTGTTTTTTGATGTTGCGCTTGGAGCGGATTTG ACCTATGACACAGACTTACTTCCTCTGCTATTCGCTACCCTTCATGACCTTTTTGATAACTACCGGGTCCAAGAGTTTATTCTCTCGGCTACATTACGGAACCAGAAGACCTTCCAGGCGTTCCTGGACGCTTGTG ACAACCACCGTTTCAAAGCAGTGTGTTTATCGTTTGAGTCGCCAGTGACGGGAAGCCAGACCGGTTTCTTTCATGAGACTGGGATTCCAATCCGAACCTACCGGGTCACTAGGTAG
- a CDS encoding UDP-N-acetylglucosamine pyrophosphorylase (unnamed protein product) produces the protein MAAAIKETVSNLLHGHSDNTPRQPSPEEFHQLQQKYTDAGQGHVFKFVDQLNQVEKAQLFHQLSNFDPNRINELADKVLNPAKTQDGPVTLEPLPEVATASIMDSDPKDIQRWYDEGLQAVSENKVAVVLMAGGQGTRLGSSAPKGCFDIGLPSQKSLFQIQAERIAKLQLLAQGTSGKEAIIPWYVMTSGPTRKPTEEFFEQHKYFGLDKKNVVIFEQGVLPCISNEGKILLETKSKAAVAPDGNGGIYQALITSGVREDMRKRGIEHIHTYCVDNCLVKVADPVFIGFAASKKVDIATKVVRKRNATESVGLILQKNGKPDVVEYSEIDKETAEAKDPKQPDVLKFRAANIVNHYYSFRFFESIETWSHKLPHHVARKKIPCVNTETGESFKPEKPNGIKLEQFVFDVFPLTPLEKFASIEVRREDEFSPLKNARGTGEDDPDTSKRDIMNQGQRWIEKAGGVVVTEGEAVGVEVSPLISYGGEGLEFLKGREIKAPAVIEKEE, from the exons ATGGCGGCAGCTATTAAGGAAACCGTATCCAACCTGCTCCATGGTCATTCCGACAACACTCCTCGTCAGCCTTCCCCTGAAGAGTTCCATCAACTACAACAGAAGTATACCGATGCCGGGCAGGGACATGTCTTCAAATTCGTCGATCAATTAAACCAGGTCGAGAAGGCTCAGCTCTTCCATCAGCTGAGCAACTTCGACCCTAACCGGATCAATGAACTGGCCGACAAGGTCCTGAACCCCGCCAAAACTCAGGATGGTCCCGTTACCCTCGAACCCCTCCCTGAAGTGGCTACTGCCTCTATAATGGACTCCGACCCGAAGGACATTCAGCGGTGGTACGATGAAGGTCTCCAGGCGGTGTCGGAGAACAAGGTTGCCGTGGTCTTGATGGCTGGTGGACAGGGTACCCGCTTGGGAAGCTCAGCACCCAAGGGCTGCTTCGATATTGGTCTACCCAGTCAGAAGTCCCTCTTCCAGATTCAGGCAGAGCGTATTGCCAAGCTCCAGCTCTTGGCACAAGGAACTTCCGGCAAGGAAGCCATTATCCCTTGGTATGTCATGACCAGCGGGCCTACCCGCAAGCCCACGGAGGAGTTCTTCGAGCAGCACAAGTATTTTGGACTGGACAAGAAGAacgtcgtcatcttcgaacAGGGTGTCCTGCCCTGCATTTCCAATGAGGGTAAGATTTTGCTGGAGACCAAGTCTAAG GCTGCTGTTGCCCCTGATGGAAATGGCGGAATCTACCAAGCCCTCATTACCTCTGGTGTGCGTGAAGACATGCGGAAGCGTGGTATTGAACACATTCACACTTACTGCGTCGATAACTGCCTAGTCAAGGTTGCCGACCCCGTCTTCATTGGTTTCGCCGCTTCCAAGAAGGTCGATATTGCTACCAAGGTGGTCCGTAAGCGCAATGCTACCGAGTCGGTCGGCTTGATCCTTCAGAAGAACGGCAAGCCTGATGTGGTCGAGTACTCCGAAATCGACAAGGAGACGGCCGAGGCTAAGGACCCCAAGCAGCCTGACGTGCTGAAGTTCCGTGCCGCCAACATTGTCAACCACTACTATTCCTTCCGCTTCTTTGAGTCCATCGAGACTTGGTCCCACAAGCTGCCTCATCACGTTGCTCGTAAGAAAATTCCTTGCGTGAACACCGAGACTGGCGAGAGCTTCAAGCCTGAGAAGCCCAACGGTATCAAGTTGGAGCAGTTCGTCTTCGACGTCTTCCCGTTGACTCCTCTGGAGAAGTTCGCATCCATCGAGGTACGCCGCGAGGATGAGTTCTCGCCGTTGAAGAATGCCAGGGGCACAGGTGAGGATGACCCTGACACTAGTAAGCGCGACATCATGAACCAGGGACAGCGCTGGATTGAGAAAGCCGGCGGTGTTGTTGTCACCGAAGGCGAGGCCGTCGGAGTTGAGGTCTCCCCGCTGATCAGCTAT GGTGGTGAGGGGCTTGAGTTCCTCAAGGGCCGTGAGATTAAGGCCCCTGCTGtgattgagaaggaagagtAA
- a CDS encoding putative zinc knuckle nucleic acid binding protein, translating to MLLSRRACYKCGNIGHYAEVCSSSERLCYNCKQPGHESSSCPRPRTTETKQCYNCQGLGHVQADCPTLRLNGANGRCYNCSQPGHLARNCPAPASGAGRGVGAPRGGYNGGFRGGYGGYPRAATCYKCGGPNHFARDCQAQAMKCYACGKLGHISRDCTAPNGGPLSSAGKVCYKCAQAGHISRDCPNNEAATQQPAESTTAATPAAPATGAAAAAAAAETSTEAAPVAPAAPTTAVA from the exons ATGTTGCTTTCTCGCCGTGCGTGCTACAAGTGTGGCAATATTGGCCACTATGCCG AGGTGTGCTCTTCGTCTGAGCGTCTCTGCTACAACT GCAAGCAACCTG GCCATGAGTCCAGCAGCTGCCCCCGTCCTCGTACTACCGAGA CCAAGCAATGCTACAACTGCCAGGGCTTAGGCCACGTTCAGGCCGACTGTCCCACTCTGCGTCTCAATGGCGCGAATGGCCGTTGCTACAACTGCAGCCAGCCAGGCCACCTTGCT CGCAACTGCCCGGCTCCTGCTTCTGGCGCTGGCCGCGGTGTCGGTGCCCCTCGTGGTGGATATAACGGTGGCTTCCGTGGCGGATACGGTGGTTATCCTCGCGCTGCCACTTGCTATAAGTGCGGTGGCCCTAACCACTTCGCCCGTGACTGTCAGGCTCAGGCTATGAAGTGCTACGCTTGCGGCAAGCTT GGCCACATCTCTCGTGACTGCACCGCCCCCAATGGTGGCCCCTTGAGCTCTGCTGGCAAGGTCTGCTACAAGTGTGCCCAGGCTGGTCACATCTCCCGGGACTGCCCCAACAACGAGGCCGCTACCCAGCAGCCTGCTGAGTCTACCACCGCTGCTACTCCGGCTGCCCCTGCTACCggcgccgccgccgccgccgccgccgccgagaCTAGCACAGAGGCTGCCCCTGTTGCGCCTGCTGCTCCTACTACCGCTGTCGCATAA
- a CDS encoding Rad51-domain-containing protein — MPGSDSSDEFNDDVFIVDVDSIQAHGVGAADITKLKTNGFYTVASVHGATRKTLLKIRGFSEVKVEKIKDAINKCLPSASGFITAMELSHQRKRVVRISTGSKQFDAILGGGFQSMSISEVFGEFRCGKTQLSHTMSVVAQLPKEMGGADGKVAYIDTEGTFRPERIAQIAERFGVDADSARENIAYARALNSEHQLELLNTLSKEFTGGEYRLLIIDSIMNCFRVDYCGRGELADRQQKLNQFLMKLAHMAEEFNVCVLMTNQVQSDPGASALFAGADGRKPVGGHVLAHASTTRVLLRKGRGDERVAKIQDSPVKMGKDLEIAGYTVLPLRLPPAESKRAKPATHYLYLRPHEPRIPDADTPRSLFVVNVPIDTTELHLRHLFGSQLAAGRVERVHFEAVPTKKKGGMTTAHSMVANVSKSKKRKRVTVDELQNQLDDVALPSTWDRELQKSGAHAVVVFVDKPSMVASVKAAKKAGKRKDGEIVWGEGLEDRLPQLGLQRYLNHEEVRYPPRAELLRTVNDFMTMFEAVAEARRKEQALRAQEPDEDGFITVTSGPKLTSVAHEDEARELIEKQKQKSQGLEDFYRFQSREKRKERQNELLKKFDEDKKKLEEMKKRKGKIRPE, encoded by the exons ATGCCCGGCTCTGATTCGAGTGATGAGTTCAATGATGAT GTCTTCATCGTGGACGTTGACAGCATTCAAGCTCATG GGGTCGGTGCCGCCGATATCACAAAATTGAAGACCAATGGCTTCTATACTGTTGCT TCCGTTCATGGGGCTACCCGAAAGACCCTTCTGAAGATTAGAGGCTTCAGTGAGGTCAAAGTTGAAAAGATCAAGGATGCCATCAACAAGTGTTTG CCATCTGCGTCTGGATTCATCACGGCAATGGAGTTGAGCCATCAGCGGAAGAGAGTGGTTCGTATCTCAACGGGGAGCAAGCAATTTGATGCTATATTGGGAGG TGGTTTCCAAAGCATGAGTATCAGCGAAGTCTTTGGGGAATTCCGGTGTGGCAAGACACAGCTATCACATACTATGTCCGTCGTGGCACAGCTTCCAAAGGAAATGGGCGGTGCAGACGGCAAAGTTGCTTACATTGATACCGAAGGCACGTTCAGACCAGAGCGTATTGCTCAGATTGCCGAACGATTCGGCGTTGACGCTGACTCGGCTCGGGAAAATATTGCCTATGCGCGAGCTCTTAATAGTGAACATCAGCTAGAATTGTTGAATACCCTGAGCAAAGAGTTCACTGGTGGAGAATATCGCCTTTTGATCATTGACAGTATCATGAATTGCTTCCGGGTGGATTACTGTGGGCGTGGAGAACTTGCGGACCGCCAGCAGAAGCTTAATCAGTTTCTGATGAAGCTCGCCCATATGGCTGAAG AATTCAATGTTTGCGTCCTAATG ACGAATCAAGTCCAGAGTGATCCTGGTGCTAGTGCCCTCTTTGCGGGTGCAGATGGACGCAAGCCTGTGGGTGGCCATGTCCTAGCGCATGCATCCACAACTCGAgttcttctccgcaaagGCCGCGGAGACGAACGTGTTGCAAAAATTCAGGACTCACCAG TAAAAATGGGAAAGGATCTAGAAATAGCTGGCTACACCGTCTTGCCACTTCGTTTACCCCCCGCCGAGTCCAAGCGTGCAAAGCCCGCAACACATTATCTCTACCTCCGACCTCATGAACCACGCATTCCCGATGCTGATACACCCCGCTCGCTATTCGTAGTCAATGTTCCCATCGACACGACAGAACTACACTTGCGTCACTTATTCGGGAGCCAGCTAGCCGCCGGCCGTGTAGAGCGAGTCCACTTCGAAGCCGtaccgacgaagaagaagggaggaatGACCACGGCGCATAGCATGGTCGCGAATGTTTCGAAgagcaaaaagagaaagagagtgaCAGTCGATGAGCTACAGAATCAGCTGGATGATGTCGCGTTACCGTCTACGTGGGACCGGGAACTTCAAAAAAGCGGTGCGCATGCCGTCGTCGTCTTTGTCGATAAGCCCAGTATGGTGGCCAGTGTGAAAGCGGCCAAGAAAGCAGGCAAAAGGAAGGATGGGGAAATTGTTTGGGGCGAAGGCCTCGAGGACCGTCTTCCTCAGCTGGGCTTACAGCGTTATCTCAACCATGAAGAGGTTCGGTATCCTCCCCGCGCGGAGTTGCTGCGCACGGTGAACGATTTCATGACGATGTTTGAAGCTGTTGCCGAggcgaggaggaaggagcAGGCACTCAGGGCACAGGAGCCGGACGAGGATGGATTTATCACGGTTACGAGTGGGCCGAAGCTTACGTCTGTTGCACACGAAGATGAAGCTAGGGAGTTGatagagaagcagaagcagaagtcGCAGGGATTGGAAGACTTCTATCGGTTCCAGTCtagggagaagaggaaggagaggcaGAATGAGTTGCTGAAGAAGTTCGatgaggataagaagaagttggaggagatgaagaaacGGAAGGGAAAAATTAGG CCTGAGTAA
- a CDS encoding putative cyclophilin-type peptidyl-prolyl cis-trans isomerase (peptidylprolyl isomerase), producing MSVLLETSLGDIVIDLLVDECPKACENFLKLCKVKYYNFSPVHSVQKNFTFQTGDPLGPDSSESDGGSSIWGLLEGPPKRTFSLEPPPKLKHDERGTVSMATVPSPHDPDQRIAASQFIVTLGENLDYLDGKAVIFGKVVEGFDVLEKVNEAFIDDRGRPLKDIRIRHTVILDDPFDDPPGLVAPAESPLPSKAQLATVRIADDEELDDNMDEESMEKLRREREARAQALTLEMVGDLPFAEVKPPENVLFVCKLNPVTQDEDLHLIFSRFGTILSCEVIRDKRTGDSLQYAFIEFENQKDCEQAYFKMQGVLIDDHRIHVDFSQSVSSTILVSKLSESWRNATISKRSGQRGGFGGVASLEKKRQYRASDNAREKENDYTLVFDKGDKAPRRRSYSRSPQRSSNRDRRASRSPRRDSYRDPYRRRPGDRSHSRSPARGEYRDKDRGRYNHRERRRDDERYRERRRR from the exons ATGAGCGTCCTGCTGGAGACCTCCCTTGGTGACATTGTCATTGACTTACTAGTCGACGAGTGTCCTAAAGCGTGCGAAAA CTTCCTGAAGCTATGCAAAGTCAAGTACTACAATTTTTCGCCCGTCCATAGTGTCCAAAAAAACTTTACTTTTCAAACCGGCGATCCCCTCGGACCTGATTCCTCAGAAAGCGATGGCGGTTCGTCGATATGGGGCCTCCTAGAAGGTCCGCCGAAGAGGACGTTTTCGCTCGAGCCCCCGCCAAAGTTGAAGCACGATGAAAGAGGAACAGTGAGCATGGCAACAGTTCCGTCGCCGCATGACCCCGATCAGCGCATCGCTGCGAGCCAGTTCATCGTCACATTGGGAGAGAATCTTGATTACCTGGATGGCAAAGCGGTGATCTTTGGCAAGGTTGTGGAGGGATTCGATGTCCTTGAGAAAGTAAACGAAGCCTTCATAGACGACCGGGGTCGGCCGCTCAAGGACATCCGTATTCGACATACGGTTATTCTTGATGACCCATTCGACGATCCCCCGGGCCTGGTGGCTCCAGCTGAGAGCCCTTTGCCGTCGAAGGCGCAGCTAGCTACTGTGAGAATagctgatgatgaggagctCGATGATAATATGGATGAGGAATCTATGGAGAAATTACGGCGAGAGCGCGAAGCAAGAGCACAGGCGCTGACCCTTGAAATGGTTGGTGATCTCCCATTTGCGGAGGTTAAGCCGCCAGAGAATGTCTTGTTTGTCTGCAAGTTGAATCCTGTCACTCAAG ACGAGGATCTTCATTTGATCTTCAGCCGGTTTGGTACAATCTTATCATGCGAAGTCATTCGAGACAAACGAACAGGTGACAGCTTGCAGTACGCTTTTATCGAGTTTGAGAATCAGAAAGATTGCGAACAAGCCTACTTCAAGATGCAGGGCGTGCTAATTGATGATCATCGTATCCATGTGGATTTCTCTCAAAGTGTCAGTTCTACGATTCTA GTGTCGAAACTGTCAGAAAGCTGGAGAAACGCTACTATCTCCAAGCGCAGTGGCCAGCGGGGCGGATTTGGCGGCGTAGCAAGTCTTGAGAAGAAGCGCCAGTATAGGGCGTCTGATAACGCTCGTGAAAAGGAGAACGATTATACCCTGGTGTTTGACAAGGGCGACAAGGCTCCTCGCAGGCGGTCATACAGCCGGAGTCCACAACGGAGTTCCAATCGTGACCGACGGGCTAGTCGAAGTCCTCGGCGAGACTCCTATCGAGATCCTTATCGAAGACGACCCGGCGACCGGTCTCACAGTCGAAGCCCAGCACGAGGAGAATATCGCGATAAGGATCGTGGTCGCTACAACCACCGTGAGCGACGCCGGGATGATGAACGTTACCGGGAAAGGAGGCGTCGTTGA
- a CDS encoding 40S ribosomal protein eS24 produces MADTPVTLRTRKFIRNPLLARKQMVVDVLHPNRANVSKDELRGKLADLYKANKDQVSVFGFRTQYGGGKSTGFALVYDSQEALKKFEPHYRLVRIGAAEKIEKPSRQQRKQRKNRSKKFRGTAKTKGPKKSKN; encoded by the exons ATGGCCGACACTCCCGTTACCCTGCGGACTCGCAAGTTCATCCGCAACCCCCTGCTTGCTCGTAAGCAGATGGTCGT TGACGTCCTCCACCCCAACCGCGCCAACGTCTCCAAGGATGAGCTCCGCGGCAAGCTCGCCGACCTGTACAAGGCCAACAAGGACCAGGTCTCCGTCTTCGGCTTCCGTACGCAATACGGTGGTGGCAAGAGCACTGGCTTCGCCCTCGTCTACGACTCCCAGGAGGCCCTGAAGAAGTTCGAGCCTCACTACCGTCTCGTCCGTATCGGTGCTGCcgagaagatcgagaagcCCAGCAGACAGCAGC GCAAGCAGCGCAAGAACCGCTCCAAGAAGTTCCGTGGTACCGCCAAGACCAAGGGCCccaagaagtccaagaacTAA
- a CDS encoding uncharacterized protein (expressed protein): MDVTQERELIQIYKGPSPGSIPSVEPVIQAEIKIKTKLKAFPPPPPPPPKKKFKIIKNFFSLNSRQTFDPPWQHCAPHFLLSSQFSLAQGSCVVVLHYLIFLFNFFLLLPLVSVRSSKVILPSFGPALVLASPFSIILPFLPFPLFPSLPSLLLLPSPPFLKNSCCFVYPSSSFHFHIPLHFPSPVPCSCRKRRSRFADSSVNNFLCLFYLLVSYFFFLLHLAGVVLIPPVPGFVLRLHAYFSCAVSEQRILYPLL; encoded by the coding sequence ATGGATGTCacccaagaaagagaattaaTTCAGATCTACAAAGGACCAAGTCCCGGTTCGATTCCTTCTGTTGAGCCGGTCATCCAAGCTGAAATAAAAATCAAGACAAAATTAAAAgctttcccccccccccccccccccccccccaaaaaaaaatttaaaataataaaaaattttttttccttgaaCAGTCGGCAAACTTTCGACCCACCCTGGCAGCACTGCGcccctcattttcttctctcctcacaGTTTAGTCTCGCTCAGGGCTCTTGTGTGGTCGTTCTACattatttgatttttctttttaatttttttttattactacCTCTGGTTTCTGTTCGTTCGTCTAAGGTAATTCTGCCGTCCTTTGGTCCTGCCCTAGTACTAGCATCTCCATTTTCCATTAttcttccatttcttcccttccctcttttcccttcccttccctcccttcttctcctcccttcccctccaTTTCTGAAGAATAGTTGCTGCTTCGTctacccctcttcttcttttcattttcatatTCCTCTTCACTTTCCTTCCCCCGTTCCTTGTTCTTGTCGGAAAAGACGGAGTCGGTTTGCGGATAGTTCTGTTAACAACTTCTTGTGCCTTTTCTATCTCTTAGTTtcttactttttttttcttctccacctcgCGGGAGTTGTCTTGATTCCTCCAGTTCCTGGGTTCGTTTTACGTCTTCACGCATATTTCTCTTGCGCCGTTTCAGAGCAACGCATTTTATATCCCCTCTTGTGA